The DNA window CGTCGGCGGGGCGATCATGCCGATGGTCCAGGGCCGGGTCATGGACATGACGAGCGCGGCGACCTCCTTCGTCGTCCCGGCGTTCTGCTTCGCCATGGTCACGCTCTACGCGATCTACGACCTGCGCACACCCACTCCGCGAGTAATCGCTACGACCTCAGACAAGAGGAAGGCCCAGTAATGACCACCCTGAGACAACGCGTCGTCGCCCTTCTCACCGCCGCGACGACCGCCCTCGCCATCACCGCCTGCTCGGGTGGATCGACCCCCACCGCGAACGGCTCCATCGACGTCCTCTCATGGTGGACGTCCACCTCCGAGTCCTCCGCCCTCAACGTCCTCGTCGACCGCTACGAGAAGCAGAACCCCGGCGCCTCCGTCGACGAGATCGCCGTCGTCGGCGGCGGGGGCTCCCAGGCCCACGTCGTCCTGGCCACGCGCATTGCGCACGGGGACCCGCCCGACGTCTGGCAGAGCCTCGTCGGCGGGAACATCACCGCCTGGCACAACGCCGGCGCCGTCGGCGACGTCTCCTCGCTCTTCACCGACGAGGTCAAGGCGCAGCTGCCCGAGAACGTCCTGTCCTCGGTCTCGGTCGACGGCAAGCAGTACGCGGCCCCGCTGTCCGCGCACCGCGCGAACGTCCTGATGTACAACCGCGATGTCCTCAAGGGCGCTGGGATCGCCGAGCCGGGCGAGGGCTACACCCTCGACCAGTTCCTCGCCGACCTCGAAGCCCTGAAGGCGAAGGGGACGACGGCGCTGTGCATCGGCGGGGCCGATTCCATCAGCACCGCGGGGCTCTTCGAGGCGGTCCTGCTGGCCACCGTCGGCAAGGAGGGCTGGGAGAAGATCGAGGCCGACCGCTTCGACTGGAGCGGTCAGGAGGTGCAGAACGCCCTCAGCACCTTCGGGCGCCTCATGGACTACACGGACGCGACCGGCCTGACCAGCACGTGGTCCGAGGCCTCCGGTCGTCTGGCGGCGGGCGAGTGTGGCTTCTACCAGATGAACGACAGCGCCTTCGCCGAGTCCACCGTCCTCAACGACTCGGGGGCCACCGCCAGTGCCGCGCCCAGCGCCGCCACGAACGTTGACCCCAGCACCGCGCCCAGCGCCGACCCCAGCGTCGCGCCCAGCGCCGCCACGAGTGCCGCGCCCAGCGCCGTCGCCCCGGACTCCGGCTCCTCGCCGGTGGCCGCGACCGTCTTCCCGGGGACCGAGGGGACGTTCCTCATGGTCGTCGACTCGTTCGTCGTCTCCTCCTCGACGGGCAACCGCGACAACGCGAACGCCTTCCTCACCACCGCCCTGGACCCCCAGGTCGAGACCGACTTCTGCAAGGTCAAGGGATGCGTCCCGGTGCGCAACGACGCCGACGTCTCCTCCCTCACCCCCTACCAGCAGCAGACGGCCGACGCTCTGCGGAGCCAGACGGTCCTCAACTCGATCTCCTACGGAGAGGTGATCTCCCCGGCGATGCAGGACGGCTTCTTCCAGGCCGTGAAGAACTACATCGCCACCCGCGACGCCGCGTCCTTCAACCGCATCCTCACCGAGCGCCTCAACGAGGGCGCGGGCGGCCCCAACCACTGATCGAGCCGTCCACCCGCCCGACGGCGCCCGCGCCGGAACGGTGCGGACGGGAACGGGCGGGGGCCGCCGACATGGTCGGCGGCCCCCGCCCGTGGCCTTGGTCTTGGTCTTGGTCATCATCCCCGGACCCGGGACGCCCGGCCCTCGTCCCGGGTCCGGGGCGCGCGCTCCCTGAGGACCCCGTCCTTGAGAACGCGCGCCGCGGCGGACTCCGTCAGGCGATCTTGTCGAGGAAGGTGAGGATGGAGTGGGGCTCCTCGATAATCTCCTCCAGACGGGCGTTGAAGGGCCCGCCGTAGGGCATGCCCAGGTGGGTCTGGAAGGCGTCCTCGTCGACGTAGGCCTCCATGACGAAGAACTTCGCGGGGTCGTCGCTGTGACGGTAGACGTCGAAGACGCGGTTGCCGGGCTCGCTGCGGACCTTGTCGGCGAAGCCGCAGATCATCTTGGCGACCTCGTCCTCGAAGCCGGGCTTGGCGGTGAACTGCGAGTGCAGGATCTTCATGGTTCCTCCTTCTGGCGTCACGTGCGACGCCGCCCCCATCTTATGGCGCGCATCACTCGCAGGTGCGGAGAACGGCGGCTGTTTACGGGGCCGCCGGGCGGACCGGGGAGCGGTCTTCCGTCCCGGGGCCGACGCCGGCGGAACGGCATGGGCCGGACGGTTGGTTCCGGACTGGTACCGGCGGGAGGCGCGGGCCGCACCCCAGCCGTCAACATGGGTTGACGGCAGTCGGCAACGTCAACGGAGGTTCGTTGAAGCGGGAAAGGTACGTTCACGATTCAGTCGAGACCGTCGACGAGGTCGGTCAGTTCCTCCCCTTCGCCGAGATCAGTCCAGGCCGTATGAGAGCAGGGTCCGATGGCTTGCGGGCCGGGGTGAGGCGGGGCCGCACTCCTTCAGCCGGCAGATGCCCGAGGAGATCAACCGGGTCCCGACCGACCACGCCGCCAACCTGCTGCTCGCCCCCGCGCAGGTGGCCGCCGGGCAGCACCGGCCCCTCGAGCTCACCGCCCATGCTCGCCCCTGCGCAGGTGGCCGCCGGGCTGGGCCTGGAAGCGGGCTCCTACTCGCCGGCCATGATCCACCGGGCGGAGAACACCGACGACGTCGACCGCCTGCGCCTGGTCCGGGACTCCCCGGCCGGGGTCAACCACCCGGTGGCGCTGCTGGCGCACCCGCGGCTGGTGGCCAGGTGCGCCGAGCACGAGAGCGAGCCGGCCGACCGCGGGGCGCTGCGCGCCCACCCGCTGCCGGCCTACCCGGGGTGGCGTCGTCTCGTGCTCATGCTGGCGGCAGAGCCATTGTGGGCGTAGAGTGTGGCAGGTCATCCCGCTGTGGTGCGGGTGGCTCTCGTCCTGTCCTGGTCTGGTCCCTGGGGGTTGTTGTGGGTTCGTGCAAGGATGATCTGGGGGCGTATAACGAGCCGGTGGTGTTTGACGACGCGACGGCGGATGCTCTGGTTACGGCGGCGTCGGGCTTGTCGTCGACGATCTCGACGATGGGGTCGGATGTGGGAGTGTGGGCGTCGACGGCGTCGGCTGATTTTGAGGGTCATTACGGGGACGTGTTCGACTCTGGCGCCAAGGCGGGCCAGGAGGACTGTACGAATATCTCGGCCGCTCTGGATGACCTGGTCAGTGAGGTGCGGGCGCTGAAGAGTGCGGCCGCGACTGAGCGGAGGCGTCGGGCGGTGGCCAAGGAGTGGGCGGACCGTCAGGACGAGGAGAACCTGTTCAAGCAGGGGTGGGACTGGTTGACCGACGGGGACAAGCCGCCTGCCGGCCCGGCTCCGGTACCGTTGCCCGAGCCTCATGAGCCGGTGGTCTCGACGTGGGCGGAGCCGGCGCCGGGGGCGGCTGGTGCGGTGTCGTCGGCCAGGCCGTCGGACCTGCGCACGTACGCCTCGAACCTATCGGGGGCCAGCGAGAACGTGTCCACGGGCAAGGGGAGGCTGGAGTCGGCGCTGGACTCGTTCGCGTCGTTGTGCTCGTGGTGCTCCGTGGACGCCTCGGGGATCACCAGCGCCCTGGCGTCATTCATCTCGAACAACTCTGGTGAGGTGACGTGGGTGGGGGCGGTCGCCTCCGCCTTCGAGGCCGCTGGTGGCGATGGGATCGTGAGCGTGTCGGACGCCGCGATGGAGGCCTCCCTGACGGCCCAGGGGGTCGTGGGTGGTCGCAGGCCGCTGGATGTGGCGTCCCCGCGGATCGCGGGGGACCCGCAGACCTCGGGGTACGCCGATGACCCGGTGAACACCACGACGGGCAACTTCGTGGAGCGTGAGGTGGACCTGGGCTTCACCGGCGGCCTGGCCTCGCTGGGGTTTGCGCGCACCTACAACTCGGTGCTGGACGGTGTGGGGGCCCTGGGGCCGGGGTGGGCCTCGTGCGCTGACGAGCGCCTGGTCCTGGACGAGGAGGGGGCGAGGTGGGTGCGCCCCTCAGGGCGGCACGTGGTCTTCCCCCGCCTGGGAACAGGCTGGGAGCGGGCCACGGGTGACGCCCTGTGGCTCGAGCACCTGAAGCCGGCCGACGACGGCACCAGCGACGCCGGTCGCGCCGGCACCGGCGACGCTGCCGGCGCCGGCGGTGACGACGGCGGGCCAGGCGACGCCGCTGGGCCGGCCGGCGACGAGTGGCTGGTGGTGTCGGACAACGCCGGCGGCCGGTGGGTGTTCGACGCCTCGGGGCGCCTGGCATGGACGTGCACGGGGGCCGGGAGCCGGGTGGACTACGTCTGGCAGGCGGGGCGGCTGGTGGGCCTGGCCCATGAGCGCGGCGGGCGCGTCACCGTGGTGTGGGACCAGGAGGCCGACCGGATCGCGGGCCTGGAGGCCTCCGACGGGCGGCAGGTGTCGTACCGTTATGACGCCTCGGGGCGGCTGGTGGGTGTGGAGCGCGAGGGCGGGCGCCGCAGCTATGAGTGGGACGAGGGCGGGCGGGTGCGCCGGGTGGTGGACGCCGACGGCGTGGTGGAGGTGGATAACACCTACAACCAGGCCGGCCAGGTCCTCACACAGCGCTCCCCCTTCGGGCGGGTCAGCCACTACACCTACCTGCCCGGTGGGGTCACGCAGGTCGCCGATGAGGACGGGGGCCGGGCCAACACGTGGATCTACGACCGGTGGGGCCGTCTGGTCGGCATGGTCGACGCCGACGGGGCACGCCAGTCGGTCATCTGGGACCGGTGGGGCAACAAGGTCATGGTCACCGCCCGCGACAAGCAGCGCACCATCAACCAGTACGACCAGCGGTCCCGCCTGACCATGCGGGTCGAGCCCACCGGGGCTCGGACCACCTATGACTACGACCAGGCCGACAGGGTCGTGCGAGTGACTGTCGCCCCCGAGCCGGACGCCGCCCCCAGCGTCACGACATTCGCCTACCAGGGGGCTGACCGCAACCCCACAACCATCACGGACCCGTGCGGCGGCCTGACCCACCTGGAATGGGACCACGGGCTGCTGGTGCGGGTCGTCGACCCGGTGGGCGTGAGCCTGGACCTGACCTACGACCACCGCGGCGACCTGATCGCCACCACCAACGCCGACGGGGCTACCGCGCGCCTGGAACGCGACGCCCGGGGACAGATCACCGCCGCCACCACCCCCCTGGGCCACCGCACGCAGTACCGCTACGACCAGGCGGGCAACCTCACCCACCGCCGCGACCCCGACGGCGCCCTGTGGCGGTGGGAGTACACGCCCGGTGGGCGCCTGTGCACGCTGGTGGACCCGGCCGGGGGCCGTACCGAGGTCGCCTATGGAGACCACGGGGCTGAGGAGTCCACGACTGACGCGGTGGGCCGGGTGATCTCAACGGTCTATGACGACCTGGGGCTCAAGGCCGGTGCGACACTGCCGGACGGGTCGTCCTGGCAGTTCGGGTGGGACGCGCTGTCGCGGTTGCGTTCCGTGACGGACCCGACAGGAGCGCGGGCGGTCCTGGAGTACACGGCCAACGGGGACCTGGCCCGGACGGTGGACCCCACGGGTGTGGTCCAGGACTTCGAGTCCGGGCCGTTGGGCCTGCCCACGCTGGCGCGCGACGCCGACTCGCAGGTCGGTGCCACCTGGGACGCCCTGGGTCGCATGGTGGGGGCGGTCAACGCGGACGGCACCACCTCGACGCTGGTGCGTGACGCGTGCGGTCGTGTGGTCGAGCGCGTCGATGAGCACGGCGGGTGCACGCGCCTGGAGCGCGACGCCGCGGGTCGCGTGGTGCGCGTGACCCAGCCGTCGGGGGCGTCGTTCTCCTACGAGTACGACCACCTGGGCCGGTGGGTGGCGACGATCTCCACGGGTGGGCGCCGCTACGAGATGCGTTACGACTCCGACTCCCGCCTGGTGGGTGAGACCTGGCCCGATGGGCAGGAGGTGTCCACAACCTTCGACGTGTGCGGGCGGATCACCCGCAGGGTGGAACCGGGCCGGGGCACCACCTGGTTCACCTACGACAAGTGCGGGCGCATCTCCTCGGTGCGCGACGCCTGGTACGGGCTGCGCAGGTTCACCTACGACGACGCCGGACAGCTCGTGTCGGTGACCAACGCCCTGGGGGCGGTCACGCGCTTCGAGTACGACCGGATGGGCCACCGGGTGGCGATGGTCGACGCGGCCGGGGGCAGGCGCACCTGCACCTATGACTCCATGGGCCGTGTGAGGGCGATGACGGACCAGGTGGGGCGCACCACCCGCTACACGTACGACGCGGCCGGACGCGTGACCAGCCGCGCGGACGCCACCGGGATCCTGGACTGGGCCTACGGGAGCGCCGGGCGCCTGGAACGAGTCATCAGCAGACCAGCCGGCGGGCTGGAGGACCAGGGAGGCGACGCCGTCGGGCAGGACGCCGGGGCGGAGACCATCGCCAGCATCGTGCGGGACATAGCCGGGCGGACCTGGAGCGCCACGGGCCCCGGCGGCCGCACGGACACCCTGACCTGGGACGCCATGGGACACCTGGTCTCCCGCAGCCGCGGGGACCAGACCATCAGGTGGACCTATGACGCGGACGGGCTGCGCACATCCATGACCCACCCGGACGGGTCCGTGACCCGCTACGTCTACGACGCCGACGAGATGCTGGCGGCGGTCGAGCACCCGGCCCTGGGGCGCCTGGACCTTCAGCGGGACTGGCTGGGGCGTGTGACGCGGGCGGTCGCGCCCGGGGTGGAGGCCACCTGGACCTGGGGGCCCCACGGCGTGGTCGCTCACAAGGTGGTGCGGGACGGGTTCGTGCGCACCACCGCCCTGGAGTACGACGAGCAGGGGCGCGTGACCGCCCAGAGCGTGGACGGGATCCGCACCGCCTTCGCCTACGACGCGGCCGGCCAGCTGACCCGTGCCGTCACCGACGAGGGCATCACCACCACCTACACCTGGGACGCCCTGGGCCGCCTGGAGGCCGGCGACAGCGACGGGATCGTCACCACCTACACCTATGACGCGGCCGGTCAGTTGCTGACCACCACGACCACCGACACCAAGAACCCCATCACCGACGCTGGGAACGACCCGGCGCATAATGCCGGCGCCACCGGTCGCGCTGGCGCGGGCGCCGACGGTGGTGGGGCGCGTCGACAGGTCCTGACCTACGACGCTGCGGGGCGGCGGGTCAGCCAGGACGACGGGACCAGCAGGCGAGAGTTCACCTGGGACCCGCGCGGGTTCCTGGCCGCCTACACCGATACGACCGACGGCGGCGGGGCGCCCGGGTCGACCCACACCCTGGACGTCGACACCCTGGGTGAGCTGGCTGGCGTCGATGGGCAGGGCGTCATGTGGGACACCGCCTGGGGTGAGTTGGCGCAGGTCGGGCACGTGCCCGTCACCGCCGTCGCCGGGGTCGGCACCGGCACCGGTGGGCCCGGCGGCGGGTGGCTGCTGCCCGAGCGCGCCGGTCACGACGCCGCCGCCTCCCCGTGGGGCACCGGTGCGCCGGGCCCCAGCCTGGGCGGCCTGGGGGTCACCACTACCGGGACCCTGACCCTGCCCGGGGAGCCGGGCCCCGGCGGAGCTGGCGGCGGCCGGCCCGGTGGCGGGGCCGGCCTGTCGTGGCTGGGCGCACGCGTCTACGACCCGTCCACACACTCCCTGCTCTCACCCGACCCGCTCGAGCCGGTCCTGGGAGCCGGCTGGGCGGGCAACCCGTACTCCTACGCCGGCAACGACCCGGTCAACCTGTCCGACCCCACCGGCCTGAGGCCGCTGAGCGACGCGGACCTGCAGGCGTGGAACGAGGCGCACACCACCGGCCTGGCCGCAGCCGGCAGCTGGCTGGCCAATAACTGGAAGTACGTCGCCGCCGGCATCGTCATCGGGGGCCTGGCGACTGCGTTCCTGGGACCGGTCGCGGGCGGGGCCATCACCGGGGCTGTCATCGGCGCCTGGCAGAACTACGACCAGCAGGCCGCCTCCGGCCAGGGCGTCAACCCCTGGCAGGTCCTGGGAGCCGGGCTGGTGGGAGGCGCCGCAGGCGCCATCGGGGGCGGGGTCGCTCAAGGACTGCTGGGGGCCGCCGCCAGCGGCACCGGCGCCATCGGCAGCCGCCTGGCCGCCATGGGTGCCATGGGCCGCAACACCCTCATCGGCGGGGCCTCCGGGGCGGCTGGCGGGGCCTTCGATGGCGGCGCCGGCTACATGCTGGGACCAGGCCCCCACACCGTCGGCGGCTTCCTGGACGCCACCGGCCGGGGAGCCGCCATGGGCGGGACCATGGGAGCCGGCGTCGGAGCCGTCTCCTCAGTGGGCCGTAACGCCTGCTTCCCCGCCGGCACACCCGTCCTCATGGCCGACGGCACCACCAAGCCCATCGAGGACGTGGCCGTCGGCGACCACGTCGCCTGCACCGACCCCGACACCGGCCAACCCACCACCTCCACGGTCACCAGGACCTTCACCCACGAGCACACACCCACCATCCGGATCCGCACCAGCAACGGCGACCTGGAGACCACGCCAGCCCACCCCCTGTACGTCCACGGCAAGGGCTTCACCCCCGCCGGACACATCCAATCCGGCGACCACCTGCGCGACAACCACGGGCACCCCATCACCGTCCACACCGTTACCGCCACCGGCCAGGCCCCCACCGTCCACAATATCGAGGTCAACAACACCCACACCTACCACACCACCACAACCACCGGCACCCACATCCTGGCCCACAACGGATGCACCGACCCCATCCTGGCCGAAGAGAGAGTGCCGTCCTCACAGTGGGAGGCGATGAGCCCACAGCAGCGCCTCGACGTGGCAAACGACCTTCGAGATGCGGCAGCCCTTGAAGCAAAGCCCAGGCGTTACGCCACAGTAACCGCCGGATACACTGACGAAGGACACATTGTCGCTGCTGGAAACCGGAACGGCGTGTGCGCTGAGCGCAACGTCCAGATCCGACTCGGCGTCCCCGACAACCAGGTACACTTCACCGAGGCCGTGAGACCAAGATTCGTCCAAGATGTCGCGAAAGGAAAACCCGTGCCGCAGGGCGTCAATGTCAATATATGTACTACGTGCCAGCATGATTTTGAGAGATGGCAGTTCCCGCGGGGGACTAAGCCAGACCCTGGAGGTGATTGGGGTGAGTGAGATGAGGCTCGACTGGGACAGTGTGCGCACGAGGGACGGGGTGAAGCCGGACGCGGCGGTCCTTGATGTCTTTGTCACCAGCGAGGACATCGATACCGTCTACGATGCGTACTGCCGTATCGAGCACGCCGCGTTCTACAACCGGGACCTGGAGGAGGCGGCCCTGCCGCTGACGTCCGCGCTCATCGAGATGGTGTGCTCAGGACACTGCACCCACTGGGGACTGACCATGGCCACCGACGCCCTGTACGAGATCAGCCTCGGCCAGACCGCGCCGTGGGAGGCAGAGGCCAGCGGCACTGGCGTGGCGGACAGGTGCCGCGACATCATCCGCGACAGCCTCCCCCGCCTCTACCAGGCCGCCCAGACCATCACCGACGACCACACCCTGGCAAGCCTGGTGAGCATCACGGGTGTGACCGACCCCGACGAGAACCGCTGGAACACCTTCACCCAGACACTCCTCGACCACGACCCCGAAGTACTGACAGCCGACGAGGTGAAGGACACCCGGGCCTGGCGCACGAGGAACGGCGGCCCAGCGTACGAGGGCTGCTCGTGGGACTAAGACTGGACCTGGTCCTGCCTTGAGAGCAGAGGGAGTGAGATGAGGCTCGACTGGGGCAGTGTGCGCACGTTGCATGGCGTGGGGCTGGATCCCGGGCTTGTGGAGGCGGTGGTCTCAGCGCGCGACATGGAGCAGGGGCATAGGGACCTGATGCTCCTGGAAGGCGCCGTGTACTACAACCGCTGCCTGTCAGAGGCAGCGCTTCTGGTCACGAGCGAGCTGGTGGAGGCAGTGTGCACGGGGCGCTGCACCGTCCCCTGTGGGCTGACCATGGCCACCGACGCCCTGTACGAGATCAGCCTCGGCGAGACAGCCTCATCCGAGACGACGCTGGGCAGCACGGGCGTGGCGGACCGGTGCCGCAGCATCATCTGCGACAGCCTCCCCCGCCTCTACCAGACCGCCCGGAGCGTCACCGACGACTACACCCTGGCAAGCTTCGTGACCATCACGGGTCTGACCGACCCCGACGAGAACCGCTGGAACACCTTCACCCAGACACTCCTCGACCACAACCCCGAAGTACTGACCGTGAAAGAGGTAAAGAACACCCGGGACTGGCGCACGAGGAACGGCGGCCCAGCGTACGAGGGCTGCTCGTGGGACTAAGACTGGACCTGGTCCTGCCTTGAGAGCAGAGGGAGTGAGATGAGGCTCGACTGGGGCGGTGTGCGCACGTTGCATGGCGTGGGGCTGGATCCCGGGCTTGTGGAGGCGGTGGTCTCAGCGCGCGACATGGAGCAGGGGCATAGGGACCTGATGCTCCTGGAAGGCGCCGTGTACTACAACCGCTGCCTGTCAGAGGCGGCGCTTCTGGTCACGAGCGAGCTGGTGGAGGCAGTGTGCACGGGGCGCTGCACCGTCCCCTGTGGGCTGACCATGGCCACCGACGCCCTGTACGAGATCAGCCTCGGCGAGACAGCCTCATCCGAGACGACGCTGGGCAGCACGGGCGTGGCGGACCGGTGCCGCAGCATCATCTGCGACAGCCTCCCCCGCCTCTACCAGACCGCCCGGAGCGTCACCGACGACTACACCCTGGCAAGCTTCGTGACCATCACGGGTATGACCGACCCCGACGAGAACCGCTGGAACACCTTCACCCAGACACTCCTCGACCACAACCCCGAAGTACTGACCGTGAAAGAGGTAAAGAACACCCGGGACTGGCGCGCAAAGATAGGAGGACCCCTGTACGAGGGCTTCGACTGGTGGAAGTAGACACCACAGACCTGCCTTGAAAGCAGAAGGGGTGAGTGAGATGAGGCTCGACTGGGGCGGTGTGCGCACCTTGGACGGCGTGGGGCTGGATCCCGGGCTTGTGGAGGCGGTGGTCTCAGCGCGCGACATGGAGCAGGGGCATAGGGACCTGATGACCCTGGAAGACGTCGTGTACTACAACCGCTGCCTGTCAGAGGCGGCGCTTCTGGTCACGAGCGAGCTGGTGGAGGCAGTGTGCACGGGGCGCTGCACCGTCCCCTGTGGGCTGACCATGGCCACCGACGCCCTGTACGAGATCAGCCTCGGCCAGACCGCGCCGTGGGAGGCAGAGGCCGGCGGCACTGGCATGGCGGACCGGTGCCGTGAGGTGATTCGCGACAGCCTCCCCCGCCTCTACCAGACCGCCCGGAGCGTCACCGACGACTACACCCTGGCAAGCTTCGTAACCATCACGGGTATGACCGACCCCGACGAGAACCGCTGGAACACCTTCACCCAGAAGCTCCTCGACCACAACCCCGAAGTACTGACCGTGAAAGAGGTAAAGAACACCCGGGACTGGCGCGCAAAGATAGGAGGACCCCTGTACGAGGGCTTCGACTGGTGGAAGTAGACACCACAGACCTGCCTTGAAAGCAGAAGGAGTGAGTGAGATGAGAGTCGACTGGGGCAGTGTGCGCACGAGGGATGGGGTGAAGCCGGACGCGGCGGTCCTTGATGTCTTTGTCACCAGCGAGGACATCGATACCGTCTACGATGCGTACTGCCATATCGAGTATGCCGCGTTCTACAACCGGGACCTGGAGGAGGCGGCCCTGCCGCTGACGTCCGCGCTCATCGAGATGGTGTGCTCAGGACGCTGCACCCACTGGGGACTGACCATGGCCACCGACGCCCTGTACGAGATCAGCCTCGGCCAGACCGCGCCGTGGGAGGCAGAGGCCGGCGGCACTGGCGTGGCGGACAGGTGCCGCGACATCATCCGCGACAGCCTCCCCCGCCTCTACCAGACCGCCCGGAGCGTCACCGACGACTACACCCTGGCAAGCTTCGTGACCATCACGGGTCTGACCGACCCCGACGAGAACCGCTGGAACACCTTCACCCAGACACTCCTCGACCACAACCCCGAGGTACTGACCGTGAAGGAGATCCAACGCCGTCGATCTAACCGCGCGAAGACGGGAGGGCCCATGTACGAGGGCTTCGAGTGGTGGAAGTAGACACAACGGTCCTGCCTTGAAAGCAAATGGCGAATGGGGTGAGTGAGATGAGAGTCGACTGGGGCAGTGTGCGCACGAGGGATGGGGTGAAGCCGGACGCGGCGGTCCTTGATGTTTTTGTCACCAGCGAGGACATCGATACCGTCTACGATGCGTACTGCAGTATCGAGTATGCCGCGTTCTACAACCGGGACCTGGAGGAGGCGGCCCTGCCGCTGACGTCCGCGCTCATCGAGATGGTGTGCTCAGGACGCTGCACCCACTGGGGACTGACCATGGCCACCGACGCCCTGTACGAGATCAGCCTCGGCCAGACCGCGCCGTGGGAGGCAGAGGCCGGCGGCACTGGCGTGGCGGACAGGTGCCGCGACATCATCCGCGACAGCCTCCCCCGCCTCTACCAGGCCGCCCGGAGCGTCACCGACGACCACATCCTGGCAAGCTTCGTGACCATCACGGGTCTGACCGACCCCGACGAGAACCGCTGGAACACCTTCACCCAGACACTCCTCGACCACGACCCCGGACCGGAAACCGCGCGGGAGATTGAGAACACCCGGGACTGGCGCACGAAGATAGGAGGACCCCTGTACGAAGGCTTCGACTGGTGGAAGTAGACACAACGGTCCTGCCTTGAAAGCAAATGGCGAATGGGGTGAGTGAGATGAAGGTCGACTGGGGCAGTGTGCGCACGAGGGACGGGGTGAAGCCGGACGCGGCGGTCCTTGATGTCTTTGTCACCAGCGAGGACATCGATACCGTCTACGATGCGTACTGCCGTATCGAGCACGCCGCGTTCTACAACCGGGACCTGGAGGAGGCGGCCCTGCCGCTGACGTCCGCGCTCATCGAGATGGTGTGCTCAGGACGCTGCACCCACTGGGGACTGACCATGGCCACCGACGCCCTGTACGAGATCAGCCTCGGCCAGACCATGCGGGAGGAAGAGACCGACGGCACGAGCCTGGCGGACCGGTGCCGTGAGGTGATTCGCGACAACCTCCCCCGCCTCTACCAGACTGGAGTGAGTGGGATCCTCTGGACTTGGGGAGAGTTTCTTCCCGCGACAGAATAGGATGAGTTCATGACGAGAACGAAGTACCCCGATGAGTTCAAGGAGCAGGTCGTTCGCGAGATCCTGGAGAAGGAGCGCACGATCGCGTCCGTGGCCGCCTCCTACGATCTGGTTCCGCAGACGGTGGGGGGCTGGGTCGCCAAGTACAAGAAGAAGCACGCCGAGGACCAGGACCCCGAGGCCGCCGCGGAGTCGGCCGAGATCGCCAGGCTGAGGGCGGAGAACCGCGAGTTGCGCCAGGAGAACGAGTTCTTGAAAAAAGCGGCGGCCTTCTTCGCGAGAGAACGTCGGTGAGCGATCGCCACAGGGCTCATCCGCCGCGAAGAAGGCAATTACCCCGTCGCCTCCATGTGCGAACTGGTCGGAGTGTCGAAGTCCGGCTACTACAACTGGCTGAGCCGGCCCGAGGCCGCCACGAAGGTCAGAAGGAGGAAGCTGGCCCTGTTGGTCGAGTCCGAGTTCAAGGCCTCCGACATGACCTACGGGTACCGGCGCATCACCGCCGCTCTGAAGCGCAAGGGCGCCGTCGTGTCCC is part of the Actinomyces sp. oral taxon 414 genome and encodes:
- a CDS encoding DUF6531 domain-containing protein — its product is MFDSGAKAGQEDCTNISAALDDLVSEVRALKSAAATERRRRAVAKEWADRQDEENLFKQGWDWLTDGDKPPAGPAPVPLPEPHEPVVSTWAEPAPGAAGAVSSARPSDLRTYASNLSGASENVSTGKGRLESALDSFASLCSWCSVDASGITSALASFISNNSGEVTWVGAVASAFEAAGGDGIVSVSDAAMEASLTAQGVVGGRRPLDVASPRIAGDPQTSGYADDPVNTTTGNFVEREVDLGFTGGLASLGFARTYNSVLDGVGALGPGWASCADERLVLDEEGARWVRPSGRHVVFPRLGTGWERATGDALWLEHLKPADDGTSDAGRAGTGDAAGAGGDDGGPGDAAGPAGDEWLVVSDNAGGRWVFDASGRLAWTCTGAGSRVDYVWQAGRLVGLAHERGGRVTVVWDQEADRIAGLEASDGRQVSYRYDASGRLVGVEREGGRRSYEWDEGGRVRRVVDADGVVEVDNTYNQAGQVLTQRSPFGRVSHYTYLPGGVTQVADEDGGRANTWIYDRWGRLVGMVDADGARQSVIWDRWGNKVMVTARDKQRTINQYDQRSRLTMRVEPTGARTTYDYDQADRVVRVTVAPEPDAAPSVTTFAYQGADRNPTTITDPCGGLTHLEWDHGLLVRVVDPVGVSLDLTYDHRGDLIATTNADGATARLERDARGQITAATTPLGHRTQYRYDQAGNLTHRRDPDGALWRWEYTPGGRLCTLVDPAGGRTEVAYGDHGAEESTTDAVGRVISTVYDDLGLKAGATLPDGSSWQFGWDALSRLRSVTDPTGARAVLEYTANGDLARTVDPTGVVQDFESGPLGLPTLARDADSQVGATWDALGRMVGAVNADGTTSTLVRDACGRVVERVDEHGGCTRLERDAAGRVVRVTQPSGASFSYEYDHLGRWVATISTGGRRYEMRYDSDSRLVGETWPDGQEVSTTFDVCGRITRRVEPGRGTTWFTYDKCGRISSVRDAWYGLRRFTYDDAGQLVSVTNALGAVTRFEYDRMGHRVAMVDAAGGRRTCTYDSMGRVRAMTDQVGRTTRYTYDAAGRVTSRADATGILDWAYGSAGRLERVISRPAGGLEDQGGDAVGQDAGAETIASIVRDIAGRTWSATGPGGRTDTLTWDAMGHLVSRSRGDQTIRWTYDADGLRTSMTHPDGSVTRYVYDADEMLAAVEHPALGRLDLQRDWLGRVTRAVAPGVEATWTWGPHGVVAHKVVRDGFVRTTALEYDEQGRVTAQSVDGIRTAFAYDAAGQLTRAVTDEGITTTYTWDALGRLEAGDSDGIVTTYTYDAAGQLLTTTTTDTKNPITDAGNDPAHNAGATGRAGAGADGGGARRQVLTYDAAGRRVSQDDGTSRREFTWDPRGFLAAYTDTTDGGGAPGSTHTLDVDTLGELAGVDGQGVMWDTAWGELAQVGHVPVTAVAGVGTGTGGPGGGWLLPERAGHDAAASPWGTGAPGPSLGGLGVTTTGTLTLPGEPGPGGAGGGRPGGGAGLSWLGARVYDPSTHSLLSPDPLEPVLGAGWAGNPYSYAGNDPVNLSDPTGLRPLSDADLQAWNEAHTTGLAAAGSWLANNWKYVAAGIVIGGLATAFLGPVAGGAITGAVIGAWQNYDQQAASGQGVNPWQVLGAGLVGGAAGAIGGGVAQGLLGAAASGTGAIGSRLAAMGAMGRNTLIGGASGAAGGAFDGGAGYMLGPGPHTVGGFLDATGRGAAMGGTMGAGVGAVSSVGRNACFPAGTPVLMADGTTKPIEDVAVGDHVACTDPDTGQPTTSTVTRTFTHEHTPTIRIRTSNGDLETTPAHPLYVHGKGFTPAGHIQSGDHLRDNHGHPITVHTVTATGQAPTVHNIEVNNTHTYHTTTTTGTHILAHNGCTDPILAEERVPSSQWEAMSPQQRLDVANDLRDAAALEAKPRRYATVTAGYTDEGHIVAAGNRNGVCAERNVQIRLGVPDNQVHFTEAVRPRFVQDVAKGKPVPQGVNVNICTTCQHDFERWQFPRGTKPDPGGDWGE
- a CDS encoding transposase — translated: MTRTKYPDEFKEQVVREILEKERTIASVAASYDLVPQTVGGWVAKYKKKHAEDQDPEAAAESAEIARLRAENRELRQENEFLKKAAAFFARERR
- a CDS encoding IS3 family transposase — encoded protein: MCELVGVSKSGYYNWLSRPEAATKVRRRKLALLVESEFKASDMTYGYRRITAALKRKGAVVSPDTPPPPSCGRRV